The stretch of DNA TTCGCGGGAGCGGGATACCTTCCATCGGTCGGCGGCGCATTGCTTCAGGAGGCAATCGACGTGGCCGTCATCTTCGGCGAGGGGGCGTCGGCGCCCAGCTTCTAGTGCAAGTTCGACCGTTCCAGCTTCCAAGCGGTGACGTCGGCGGCAGAGACGCTTAGTCGCGAATGAGGGGATTGTCCGTCGCTCAGGATTTTCGAAGTCGCTATTTCGCAGATCGCGCCGACGCTCTGCTGAAGTCGGGTCTCGTCGGCCCGAGGCGGGTTGGCCATCTCGCAGAGCGCGGCGCGATCGACTACGATCACACGATGGGCGCCTGCATGTTCCATCACTACGACGCCCGCCTCGCCGGATGATTTCAGAAACGCGGTAACGAACCTCGGCAGCATCGCACTCTCCATTTCGTGCAGTTGATGGAGAGCATATTAGATGTCCGCGCAAATCCGTCTTTGAGGGATGTCAAAGAAGGGAATGCTCTCCAAGTCTATAGTCATTGAAAGTCCTGGAGATGAAGATGCGTACGCTGATGATGATGATCGCCTGGGCCTCCGTCGCTGCTGCAATCGTCGGCATTTTCCTGCCTCTGCTTCCGACGACGCCATTTCTGCTGCTGTCAGCGGGTATATTCGCCCGCACTTCGCCAAGGTTCGAGTCCTGGCTTCTGGATCATCGATGGTTCGGCGCTTCGGTAACGGCATGGCGCGAGCGCGGGGCGATCAGATCAAGGGCGAAGGCTGTGGCGGCGCTGACCATCGCGACCAGCTTCCTGCTTCTCATTTGGTTTGATCCCGGCCCCTTGGCGCTAGCAGTCGTCGCTACGATCCTGAGCGCCTGTGTCGCATTCATCATCACCCGTCCGTCGGCGTGACTTTTCTGCAAGACCCTCAGCAAAGAACCATGACGATGCTACGGAAAGACCATTTGTCGTCGAGATTAAAAAGTCCCGGCGACGGCGGCCGCAGTGCGTCTCGACCCCTCCCGTCGTCGCCGCGCCAATTTGCAACCGCCCGCAAGAGCAGCTCTTGATCGTGGAATGGTCTTCTACAGGAACGAAGCCAGCCAGGCCGCGCAGAACAAGGCGGTCGCTATGACCGCCGGTACCGTAGCGAGGATGCGGCGGGCGATTCCTTTGCTATAGACGCCCCCAATCCTGAAAAACAGCGCCGACGACCATACGCCGCAAATAACGACTGCTGCTCCGCGGCTCGCATCGACTCCGGGAAGAACTACGCCATCCGAGCCTAGCTGGCTCGTGGTCAGCGCAAGGAGGCCGCAGAAAAGCGACGCGCTGGCGAGCGGAATGAAAGCCTGCGCCAGATGATGGACGATCCGACTCGGACGACGAAGGATCGCAGCGGCGGCGGCGAGAGGCAGCACGAACGCGACGGTGGCGGCGAGCGCACCCAGGCACGCGAGCACTAGAAACGAGACCGCGTCTACGAAGTTCATGACGTCGTTGACCGATGGGTAGTTGGTGAGAAACCACCAGGGAATTCGCAGAGAGAGCGGCCAGGACCAGCTCCTGTCGACGCAGAGTTCGACAAGCCATTGCCGGATAGACTGGAACACGCCGCTAGCCGTCCAATGAAGCGCCGTCGGCACCAGACCTAGAAGCACCGGAACGATGAGGATCGTGTCCCAACGGGTCGCCATTCGTCCCGAGCCGAAAACGATATCCGACGACGGCTTGCGCCACGCCAGCCGTATCGCCCCCCGGTGCCCACTGCAGCGGCCGCACATATGACAGGCCGAACTTCCCTGCATCGTCTTGATTGGAACGAGCGGTGCGCAATTCACACCTGAGCCGCCCACTGCGGCCGAACGTTTCCAAAACTCGGGGTACACTCGAAAATGCAGCGGCGCGATTTTCGAAACGACCCCGAAGACCCCGCTCACCGGGCACAGAAACCTGCACCATACGCGCTTCGCCTTGCCATACCGGGCTCCGACGACCATCGCCGCGAGCGTCGATCCTCCCAGCAGCAGTGCGGCGGGCTTGGGGTACTGGTAGACGCTCGTGAGCTGCCCATAGATCGTGGTCGTAACGAATGCCACGACAGGCCAGCCGGACCATTTCATCCAGCTCGGAATGGCTCGACCGGCACCTCGCTCGCTCGCGAACTCCGACAGCGCACCTTCGGGGCAAAGAAGCCCGCACCAAAATCTGCCGACTAGCGCCGTCCCCAGAATCACGAAGGGCCACCAGACCCCCCAGAACACGAACTGCACGAACCGCGACAGATTGTTCCAGATGTAGTCGCTGCTGCCCGGTAGCGGAAGCAGCAGCGGAATGACGAGGAACGACAGGTAAACCATGATCATGACCCATTGCGCCCGGCGGATAAGGGCCTGATGAGCGAGAAGGACGTCGCCCAAGCCACCGGCGAAACTGCGCGCAACTGTCCGGACTGCGTTCATGCGTGAGCCTTGTCCCCGACCGCCGGTGCGTAGGCCAGTGACGCTGTTATCCAGTAGAATCCCAGTGCGAGCAGCGGGAGTAGCTCGGGCCTCGAGCGATAGCCCGTCAGTGCTGATAAAAACGCCCCGGCCCCCGCCGATTCGTCCAGTATCCAGCCCGTATCCCAAAGCGACGACGTCAGCATCGGCACGATCCCAAGCGAGATCGCTCTGTCCACGGCAGTCATCATCAGTCCGCTTCCGAGGATCAGAAGCAGCACCTGGCTCGTGATTGATACCGCTCTTTTAGAGAATGCCGACGCGCCGGATCTAAAGCACAGGAAGGTCAGGCACGCCGCCGCGAGCCCGAGCGCGCCGGAACCCGCCACGAGCGTCGCGCTCCGGCCCGAGCCCGAGAGCATCCCGTAGAGGAAGACGACGGTCTCGGCGCCTTCTCTCGCCACGGCGACTGCAGAGAGCAGGCCCAATGCGGTCCAGCTCCGAGCTTTTCCAAGGCCGGCGGCTTGCGATCTCATTCCCTTGGACGAGCCGCGCACAGCTCGCTGCATCCAGAACACCATGCGAAGCATCAGGATGGAGGCTGTCGCGGCGAGTGCGAATTGAAGGATGTCTTCGCCGTCGCCATCAAGGAAACCGGCGGCACCGCTCATGAGGAATGCCAGTCCGACAGCGATCATGACTCCGGCCACCGCGCCACCAGCGATGGACCTGATTGCTCGCCGCCGGACGGCCACACCCTCGTTTATCGTCCACGCAAGAAGTATCCCGACGATCACCAGCGCCTCGAAGGATTCCCTCCACACGACGGAAGCGATCCTGAAGGATTGGAGGAGAACGTCCGCTGTCATCGCACAGTCAGTCTGGCTGGTGGCATGTCGAGGTGGAAGTCGTCGAAGAAGGCGTAGTCGCCCTCCCGCAAAGACCTGAAGACGAGAAAGCTTGAAGCTCCCGGAGCAAGCACTTTTTCCTTCCGGAGCGGGATGCTCTCGAACTCGATCGGCGTGGAACCGTCGTTATGAAGTTCCAGCTTGAATCGCTTGTTCGCAGGCACCTCGATGACCGCGGGCGAAATCACGCCGTTGCTGAAATGAACGTCGAAGACCGGGTCCTCGTCCCCAGCGGCCGCAGGAGGCAGCCCGACAAGAGCGGCCGCAAGCGCCAGAGTCAGGACGGTCGAAGGTCTCATCACCCTCATCAGTAGCCGCCCTTCTTTCCAACCCCCGCGAACACGAACTGGTAGTTGAGACTGAATGCCTCCGGCCACTCGGCGACGCCGGTTTCCTTGTCGACGTGCCGACCGAACGACATCATGCCATGCCCTCCCGGATGAATGGTCAGCTCGACCGCGTAGCGACCCGGACCCGAAAGTTTGACGTTGTCTCCGTAGTGCGGGCCGTCGCTGGCCACCATCGCCTCGAGAGCGCCGGCCGCTTCCCCACCGTTGTCGAGGTTCTTGACCTTATATTCGACGTGAAGATTGGGGACCCAATCGCCCTCCGCAAATCCATTCGCGTTGTCGCCCGTGGCGTGGATGTCGGCTTCCAGATGGACGTCGGACTCCGAGGCGGGCTGCATCATTCCGGGAGGATCCATCTCGATTGGCTGCAGGTACACCGCGGCCACTTCCATCCCACCGGCAACCTGAGGTGCGCCAATGGGAAATTCAGCGGCATTGAGGACGAGCGGCATCGCGGCGAGGACGATGGGAGCGAAGCAAAGGGAACGGATGCGGAGCACGATAGGAGCCTTTAAAGATGACAAATGCCATCATCTTTAGTCGGGCAGAAGGCTGCGCTCTTTGCGCTGGCGCAAAGACTGCGACGTCGGGCCTATCCAGCAATGCTCAGCCAGATCTGGCCTGTCTTCAATTGCCAATGCCGACGGTAAGAACTTAAAGCCCCCATCGGCATCTGGTTCGGATTTTGGCTTCGATTCCAACGGCCGGCCAAACATCAAATGCCGCCTAGTGGAACGCGGCGAGGTCGTGGTTGATCACGATCAAATTTAGCGGAAGTCGGATCTGCTATAGAAGTTCACAGGAGGCCGCCATGATTTCGTTCGTTGCTGCATTTGCAGTCTTCCTGCTTCTCCATTCCGTCCCCGCGATCCCAGCGGTGCGGGCTGGCGTCATTTCACAGGTAGGTAAACCAGTCTATCTGATCAGCTACTCGGTTGTATCGACAGCGGCGCTCATCTGGCTGTTTTCAGCCGCGTTAGCTCTCGACTACGTTCCGCTTTGGGATCTACAGCCTTGGCACGCGGCGGTAACCTTCGTCCTTGCACCGCTGGGAGGTTTCCTGGTGCTAGCGGGCGTGTTTAGTGAAAACCCGCTTTCGATCGCAATGAGGTCCTCGGAAAGACGCGGAGCCGTTGTGCAGGTGACGAGACACCCGGTACTCTGGGGCTTCGCCATCTGGGCGTCCGGACATATCGTCGCGAACGGGGACCTCCGGTCGCTCCTGCTGTTCGGAGGATTCGCGCTCTTCGCTCTCGCGGCCATTCCCATGGCTGAGAAACGGGCGCGCCGACGCCTCGGCGGTCGGTGGCAGGCGTTGTCGGAAGGCACCTCGATCGTTCCACTCGCGCGCCGTCCCTCGCGATGGCGCCTCACGTTGGACCTGCCCATGCTTCTCGCCGCCGCGCTTACGGCCGGAATTTCATGCTGGCTCCTGGGAGGCGGTCATGCGACGCTCTTCGGAGCCGACCCGATCGCCGTCTTCGGCTGATCGAAAGGGTACCTCTCCCGTCCACGGCCGCGACTGATGTGGGATAT from Rhizobium sp. WSM4643 encodes:
- a CDS encoding iron transporter, which gives rise to MPLVLNAAEFPIGAPQVAGGMEVAAVYLQPIEMDPPGMMQPASESDVHLEADIHATGDNANGFAEGDWVPNLHVEYKVKNLDNGGEAAGALEAMVASDGPHYGDNVKLSGPGRYAVELTIHPGGHGMMSFGRHVDKETGVAEWPEAFSLNYQFVFAGVGKKGGY
- a CDS encoding 4Fe-4S binding protein, with product MNAVRTVARSFAGGLGDVLLAHQALIRRAQWVMIMVYLSFLVIPLLLPLPGSSDYIWNNLSRFVQFVFWGVWWPFVILGTALVGRFWCGLLCPEGALSEFASERGAGRAIPSWMKWSGWPVVAFVTTTIYGQLTSVYQYPKPAALLLGGSTLAAMVVGARYGKAKRVWCRFLCPVSGVFGVVSKIAPLHFRVYPEFWKRSAAVGGSGVNCAPLVPIKTMQGSSACHMCGRCSGHRGAIRLAWRKPSSDIVFGSGRMATRWDTILIVPVLLGLVPTALHWTASGVFQSIRQWLVELCVDRSWSWPLSLRIPWWFLTNYPSVNDVMNFVDAVSFLVLACLGALAATVAFVLPLAAAAAILRRPSRIVHHLAQAFIPLASASLFCGLLALTTSQLGSDGVVLPGVDASRGAAVVICGVWSSALFFRIGGVYSKGIARRILATVPAVIATALFCAAWLASFL
- a CDS encoding NnrU family protein, translating into MISFVAAFAVFLLLHSVPAIPAVRAGVISQVGKPVYLISYSVVSTAALIWLFSAALALDYVPLWDLQPWHAAVTFVLAPLGGFLVLAGVFSENPLSIAMRSSERRGAVVQVTRHPVLWGFAIWASGHIVANGDLRSLLLFGGFALFALAAIPMAEKRARRRLGGRWQALSEGTSIVPLARRPSRWRLTLDLPMLLAAALTAGISCWLLGGGHATLFGADPIAVFG
- a CDS encoding YbaN family protein, with the translated sequence MRTLMMMIAWASVAAAIVGIFLPLLPTTPFLLLSAGIFARTSPRFESWLLDHRWFGASVTAWRERGAIRSRAKAVAALTIATSFLLLIWFDPGPLALAVVATILSACVAFIITRPSA
- a CDS encoding FTR1 family iron permease, whose translation is MTADVLLQSFRIASVVWRESFEALVIVGILLAWTINEGVAVRRRAIRSIAGGAVAGVMIAVGLAFLMSGAAGFLDGDGEDILQFALAATASILMLRMVFWMQRAVRGSSKGMRSQAAGLGKARSWTALGLLSAVAVAREGAETVVFLYGMLSGSGRSATLVAGSGALGLAAACLTFLCFRSGASAFSKRAVSITSQVLLLILGSGLMMTAVDRAISLGIVPMLTSSLWDTGWILDESAGAGAFLSALTGYRSRPELLPLLALGFYWITASLAYAPAVGDKAHA
- a CDS encoding cupredoxin domain-containing protein, with amino-acid sequence MRPSTVLTLALAAALVGLPPAAAGDEDPVFDVHFSNGVISPAVIEVPANKRFKLELHNDGSTPIEFESIPLRKEKVLAPGASSFLVFRSLREGDYAFFDDFHLDMPPARLTVR